A single window of Candidatus Woesearchaeota archaeon DNA harbors:
- a CDS encoding helix-turn-helix domain-containing protein has product MNKQHFQLPNDMTKDGKLTPNDLLVYVTIKSFYNHKTTLCFPGLRAISKKCGFSIPTIRNSIEALEEEQWISVSRNKRRGSKQFYTFRKSAKFEMFSPEFLDNEVIPAKEKAYLTALQQYMYKDIEGLGKVSYSEEELSNIINLSETIIQKYDKSLELKGLLSVVDSNKMENGIMINNRFYHLDELGQSIIFALQTHDAKIDNNSKEIKDLQYLIKKLLKDKNKTTENGEIILP; this is encoded by the coding sequence ATGAATAAACAGCATTTCCAGTTGCCAAATGACATGACTAAAGATGGAAAATTGACACCAAATGATTTATTAGTTTATGTAACCATCAAAAGTTTTTACAATCATAAAACTACATTATGTTTCCCAGGGCTTAGAGCGATTTCTAAAAAATGTGGATTTTCTATACCAACTATTAGAAATTCTATAGAGGCTCTGGAAGAAGAACAATGGATATCGGTTAGCAGAAATAAAAGAAGGGGGTCAAAACAATTTTATACTTTCAGAAAAAGTGCAAAATTTGAGATGTTTAGTCCAGAATTTTTAGATAATGAAGTAATACCAGCTAAAGAAAAGGCTTATTTAACTGCACTTCAACAATACATGTATAAAGATATAGAAGGATTAGGAAAAGTTTCCTATTCAGAGGAAGAATTATCAAACATAATTAATTTGTCAGAAACAATCATACAAAAATATGATAAATCCTTAGAACTTAAAGGATTACTATCAGTAGTTGACTCTAATAAAATGGAAAATGGTATTATGATAAATAATAGATTTTATCATTTAGATGAACTTGGTCAGAGTATTATATTTGCATTACAAACACATGATGCAAAAATAGATAATAATTCAAAGGAAATTAAAGATCTTCAATATTTAATTAAAAAATTATTAAAAGATAAAAATAAAACTACAGAGAATGGAGAAATTATCTTACCATAA